In Candidatus Stygibacter australis, the genomic window GGAAAAGGTCAATTCCTCTTCAAGCTTCTCAGTGCTTAAGTCTATATCAATATATTCCCGCAACCAGTTATAACTTATCTTCATAATCTATTTACTCACGTTTCACTATTTAAATTGGCTCAAAAATCTGAGATCATTGTTGAATAACATTCTCATATCAGTGATTCCATAACGAAGCATTGCTATCCGGTCTATACCTAATCCAAAAGCATATCCAGTATATTTCTCGCTATCGATTCCCACATATTCAAATACGTTGGGATCTACTATTCCTGCTCCACCCAGCTCCAGCCAGCCTGTATCTTTACACAAACTGCATCCAGTGCCCAGGCACTTCGGGCACACCATGTCCATCTCTGCACTTGGTTCAGTGAAGGGGAAAAAGTGCGGTCGGATTCGTACTGCTATTTCTGGACCAAATAGCTGCTGTGCAAAATAATTAAGCATATCACGCAAATCTGCTATATTGATTCCTTCATCCACAACTAGTGCTTCTACCTGATGAAAACAAGGTGAATGAGTGGCATCATTATCATTTCGATATGTCCTGCCAGGGCATATTATCTTAATAGGTGGTTTAAATTTCTCCATTGTTCTTATTTGAACTGGAGATGTATGTGTCCGTAAAAGTACGTCACCTTCTATATAAAAGGTGTCAGAAAGATCTCGAGCTGGATGATCTGCTGGTGTGTTCAAGGCATCAAAATTGTGATATTCATCTTCAATATCAGGTCCATCAGCAACTTGAAAACCCAAACGGATGAAAAGGTCTTCTATTTCTCGCCAGGTTTGGGTGATCGGATGAAGAGCTCCGCTTACATGTCGTTTGCCCGGCATCGTTAGATCCTGATGCTCTGCCTGTAGTGTTGCTGCATACTCGTTTTCTTTCAGTTTCAATAAACGGTTATTGATCATTTCTTCAAGCTGCTGCTTAGCATCATTCACTATCTTGCCAAAAGCTGGACGTTCTTCAGCAGGTAGCTCCTTTAAACGCTTCATAAAAGCATTCAATTCACTTTTCTTACCCAGATACTGCGATTTCAACTGCATCAGATCATGCTGACGCAAGGACTCTTCTATTGCCTTTTTGGCTTTAGATATCTGCTTCTGTAATTCTTCTTTCATCTTTCTGATCCGCTTCGGGACAAAATTACCCTAATTCAGTTTTGATTTTGCTTCTTCGCAAAGTTTGGTAAAGGCATCCGGCTCGTTAAATGCCAAAAATGCCAATGCTTTACGATCTATCTCTACTTCTGCAAGCTTTAATCCGTGGATTAACTGGCTATAAGACATATTGTGTAAATGTGCTCCAGCATTGATTCTGATTATCCAAAGTCTGCGAAATTCACGTTTCTTGGCTTTGCGATCACGGTATGCATATAGCCATCCCTTCTCTACTGCCTGACGTGCTGTTTTGTATAATTTACTTCTTCCACCCCGATATCCACGGGCTAATTTCAAATATTTTTTCTTTCTTTTATGTGCGGCTACATTATTCATTGAACGTGGCATAATTCTCTCCTTACATTCCTAACATTTTTTTCATTCTGCTTGCATCACTGCTAGATACCAGATCAGAATGGCGTAAATTTCTTTTGCGAGTAGCACTCTTTTTGGTAAAAAAGTGACCAGCAAAGGCATGGGAACGCTTCAATTTACCCGTTCCGGTTTTCTTAAATCGCTTAGCGACACATCTTCTTGTTTTCAGTTTCGGCATCTTTCCTCCTGAAAGCTACGCTGCTTTTCTTTATTATTATTTATTCTTGTTCTTTATCGTTTTCCTGATCAGACGTTAACGCTGTCATTGACTTCGCCTCGCAAATCTTATCTATATCACGCTTGGGAGATACTACCATAAAGATTTGACGACCCTCACTTTGTGGTTTTGAGTCGATTTCCATAAAATCTGCCAGATCTTTCTCAAGACGAGATAATACTTCAAATCCTAATTCTTTATGGGCTAATTGCCTTCCTCGGAAACGGACAGTGAATTTCACTTTGTTATGCTGCCTTAAAAATTTCAGAGCATTGTTCTTTTTGAAATTGTAATCGTGCTCCTCTGTATTAGGCCCGAATTTTACTTCTTTCACCTGTACGATATGCTGTTTCTTCCTGCTTTCACGCAATTTACGCTCTTTCTGATAATGATATGAACCAAAATCAAGAATCCTGCAGACTGGTGGATCAGCATTAGGTGAAATCTCCACTAAGTCTAATTCACTCTCTCTTGCTTTCTGAAGACCCTCTGTTAGTGATACTACACCTACCTGATCACCATTGGCGTCTATCAGTCTTATCGGGTCAGCTTTAATACCGCGGTTTACCCGCTCTTTAGGGACGGTTGGCTTTAATTTCGCCTTACCTCTTCTTATGCGTATGGAAATAATGTCCTCCTTGTTCCATAATAAAAAAAACGGATGCTTCATTGCACCCGTCATAGCCGGAATCTTTGCGCATTGCGCATATTCTCAACTAAATCTCTTAACCTTAACAAGTATTCCCGCCGGAAACCGTAAGGTAGAAGCAGGTGCTTCTTTTTTATTACTTTTTTTTATTAACAAACCAGAAAAATCATCTGCCTCCTTATAGTCAAGCATAATTATATTTTATCTATCTCGCTATCTCTTTTCATACTTAAACCAGAAAGTACCCAGAACAACATAGCACGTAGTGACATTTTAATGTGAGTACGTGCTTTGTTGCTTCTCCTTAGGGCTTCTGGAATGGCCGTAAGAAGGCTAAATGACTGTTTAAATTGGGCTTATAGGGTTTTTAGTATCTATACAATCGGGGTTGGTTTCAGGCTGGGGAAATCCTGACTAATTTTTATTTATTTTCTGGAGCAACAGATCACAGGCTGCTAGAACATCAGAAAAAATTATAGAATTTATACGGGGAATGACAGGTTTTTCACTTCTATCCTGGGGACTGATGATGAGATGAATTTTGCTGTCTGGAGGAGTCCAGTGTGTTTCCTTAATATGCCCGAAAATGCAGATCGTAGGTGTTCCGCAGCTGATGGCAAAATGACGGGGTCCGTTATCATTTCCAATATGCAGGTCTGCCAGGCTGAAAAGTGCCGTCAGGTGAAGCAGCCCTTTGATCTTATAATCAAGATCAGGTGCTGTTTCTTTCATTTTTGAGATGATCTCATCTATCACTTCCTTTTCACCAGGACCCCAGGTGAAAACTAACTGGGCATCATGTTCTTTGATCAGGTGATCACAAAGTCTGGCATAATTATCTGTATTCCACATCTTATAAAGACGCTT contains:
- the rpmI gene encoding 50S ribosomal protein L35, which gives rise to MPKLKTRRCVAKRFKKTGTGKLKRSHAFAGHFFTKKSATRKRNLRHSDLVSSSDASRMKKMLGM
- the rplT gene encoding 50S ribosomal protein L20 → MPRSMNNVAAHKRKKKYLKLARGYRGGRSKLYKTARQAVEKGWLYAYRDRKAKKREFRRLWIIRINAGAHLHNMSYSQLIHGLKLAEVEIDRKALAFLAFNEPDAFTKLCEEAKSKLN
- the pheS gene encoding phenylalanine--tRNA ligase subunit alpha; its protein translation is MKEELQKQISKAKKAIEESLRQHDLMQLKSQYLGKKSELNAFMKRLKELPAEERPAFGKIVNDAKQQLEEMINNRLLKLKENEYAATLQAEHQDLTMPGKRHVSGALHPITQTWREIEDLFIRLGFQVADGPDIEDEYHNFDALNTPADHPARDLSDTFYIEGDVLLRTHTSPVQIRTMEKFKPPIKIICPGRTYRNDNDATHSPCFHQVEALVVDEGINIADLRDMLNYFAQQLFGPEIAVRIRPHFFPFTEPSAEMDMVCPKCLGTGCSLCKDTGWLELGGAGIVDPNVFEYVGIDSEKYTGYAFGLGIDRIAMLRYGITDMRMLFNNDLRFLSQFK
- the infC gene encoding translation initiation factor IF-3 — its product is MKHPFFLLWNKEDIISIRIRRGKAKLKPTVPKERVNRGIKADPIRLIDANGDQVGVVSLTEGLQKARESELDLVEISPNADPPVCRILDFGSYHYQKERKLRESRKKQHIVQVKEVKFGPNTEEHDYNFKKNNALKFLRQHNKVKFTVRFRGRQLAHKELGFEVLSRLEKDLADFMEIDSKPQSEGRQIFMVVSPKRDIDKICEAKSMTALTSDQENDKEQE